A stretch of Pseudomonas sp. LRP2-20 DNA encodes these proteins:
- the hemN gene encoding oxygen-independent coproporphyrinogen III oxidase encodes MLDDLRWDADLIRRYDLAGPRYTSYPTAVQLHSEVGSFDLLHALRESRRAVRPLSLYVHVPFCANICYYCACNKVITKDRGRAAPYLQRLEQEVQLIACHLDPKQRVEQLHFGGGTPTFLSHVELRQLMATLRQHFNLVDDDSGDYGIEIDPREADWSTMGLLRELGFNRVSLGVQDLDPAVQRAVNRLQSLEQTRTLIEAARTLQFRSINLDLIYGLPKQTVEGFARTVDEVIRLQPDRLSVFNYAHLPERFMPQRRIDSNDLPAPAVKLEMLHNTIEQLTAAGYRYIGMDHFALPDDELAIAQEDGTLQRNFQGYTTHGHCDLIGLGVSAISQIGDLYCQNSSDLNTYQDTLSNNQLATQRGLVCNHDDRLRRAVIQQLICHFELDFEPIEEAFTIDFRGYFNDLWPELQSMQRDGLISLDDQGIRILPAGRLLARSVCMVFDAYLAMHNRQRYSRVI; translated from the coding sequence ATGCTCGACGACCTACGTTGGGATGCCGACCTGATCCGCCGCTACGATCTCGCCGGCCCGCGCTACACCTCCTACCCCACCGCCGTGCAACTGCACAGCGAGGTAGGTTCGTTCGACCTGCTCCACGCCCTGCGCGAGAGCCGCCGGGCCGTGCGCCCGCTGTCGCTGTATGTGCACGTGCCGTTCTGCGCCAACATCTGCTACTACTGCGCCTGCAACAAGGTCATCACCAAGGACCGCGGCCGCGCCGCGCCTTACCTGCAGCGCCTGGAGCAGGAGGTGCAGCTGATCGCCTGCCACCTGGACCCTAAACAGCGCGTTGAGCAGCTGCATTTCGGCGGCGGTACGCCGACCTTCCTCAGCCACGTGGAACTGCGCCAACTGATGGCCACACTGCGCCAGCACTTCAACCTGGTGGATGACGATTCCGGCGACTACGGCATCGAAATCGACCCGCGCGAAGCCGACTGGTCGACCATGGGCCTGCTCCGCGAACTGGGCTTCAACCGCGTCAGCCTCGGCGTACAGGACCTCGACCCGGCCGTGCAGCGTGCGGTCAACCGCCTGCAGAGCCTGGAGCAGACGCGCACCCTGATCGAGGCAGCACGTACCTTGCAGTTCCGCTCGATCAACCTCGACCTGATCTACGGCCTGCCCAAACAGACCGTGGAAGGCTTCGCCCGCACAGTCGACGAAGTGATCCGCCTGCAACCCGACCGGCTTTCGGTGTTCAACTACGCCCACCTGCCCGAGCGCTTCATGCCGCAACGGCGCATCGACAGCAACGACCTGCCAGCTCCGGCAGTGAAGCTCGAGATGCTGCACAACACCATCGAGCAACTGACCGCCGCCGGTTACCGCTACATCGGCATGGACCACTTCGCCCTGCCCGACGACGAGTTGGCGATCGCCCAGGAGGACGGCACCCTGCAACGCAACTTCCAGGGCTACACCACCCACGGCCATTGCGACCTGATCGGCCTGGGGGTATCGGCGATCAGCCAGATCGGCGACCTGTACTGCCAGAACAGCAGTGACCTCAATACCTATCAGGACACGCTGTCCAACAACCAGCTGGCGACCCAGCGCGGGCTGGTCTGCAACCACGACGACCGCCTGCGGCGAGCGGTGATCCAGCAGCTGATCTGCCATTTCGAACTGGACTTCGAGCCGATCGAGGAGGCCTTTACCATCGATTTCCGCGGTTATTTCAACGATCTCTGGCCAGAACTGCAGAGCATGCAGCGCGACGGCCTGATCAGCCTCGACGACCAGGGCATCCGCATCCTGCCGGCCGGGCGCCTGCTGGCACGCTCGGTGTGCATGGTGTTCGATGCCTACCTGGCGATGCACAACCGCCAGCGTTACTCCCGGGTGATCTGA
- a CDS encoding sulfite exporter TauE/SafE family protein: protein MPDLLPLLGSALVLGLLGGGHCLGMCGGLMGALTLAIPPEQRGRRLRLLMAYNLGRILSYACAGLLLGLAGWALANSPAAMALRVVAALLLIAMGLYLAGWWSGLTRVEALGRGLWRHIQPVASRLMPVSSMPRALLLGALWGWLPCGLVYSTLLWAASQGNAGYSAALMLAFGLGTWPILLATGLAAERVNALLRRRSVRMAGGVLVILFGIWTLPGPHQHWLMGH, encoded by the coding sequence GTGCCTGACCTGCTTCCCCTGCTCGGCTCGGCACTGGTCCTCGGCCTGCTTGGCGGCGGCCATTGCCTGGGCATGTGCGGCGGCCTGATGGGCGCGCTGACCCTGGCCATCCCTCCCGAGCAACGCGGCCGGCGCCTGCGCCTGCTGATGGCCTACAACCTGGGGCGCATTCTCAGCTATGCCTGCGCCGGCCTGCTGCTGGGCCTGGCCGGCTGGGCGCTGGCCAACAGCCCGGCGGCCATGGCCTTGCGTGTGGTGGCCGCGTTGCTGCTGATTGCCATGGGCCTGTACCTGGCCGGCTGGTGGAGCGGACTGACCCGCGTCGAAGCTCTGGGCCGGGGGCTTTGGCGGCATATCCAGCCGGTTGCCTCGCGCCTGATGCCGGTGTCCAGCATGCCCCGCGCACTGCTGCTGGGGGCATTGTGGGGCTGGCTGCCTTGCGGCTTGGTGTACAGCACCCTGCTGTGGGCGGCCAGCCAGGGCAACGCGGGCTACAGCGCAGCGTTGATGCTGGCGTTCGGGCTGGGTACCTGGCCGATTTTGCTGGCCACTGGCCTGGCGGCGGAGCGGGTAAACGCCTTGTTGAGGCGGCGCAGTGTACGCATGGCCGGTGGTGTACTGGTGATCCTGTTTGGTATCTGGACCTTGCCTGGCCCTCACCAGCACTGGCTGATGGGCCACTGA
- the ccoS gene encoding cbb3-type cytochrome oxidase assembly protein CcoS — protein sequence MPALYVMIPAALLLVGVAVYIFFWAVDSGQYDDLESPAHSILFDDQDPRHQAAVKPEETAAADDKEAPPRA from the coding sequence ATGCCCGCGCTCTATGTGATGATTCCGGCCGCCCTGCTGCTGGTTGGCGTGGCCGTCTATATCTTCTTCTGGGCGGTGGACAGCGGCCAGTACGATGACCTCGAAAGCCCCGCCCACAGCATCCTGTTCGATGACCAGGACCCGCGCCACCAGGCGGCCGTCAAACCCGAGGAAACCGCAGCAGCAGACGACAAGGAAGCGCCACCCCGTGCCTGA
- a CDS encoding heavy metal translocating P-type ATPase, translating to MTEPTPCYHCALPVPTGSRFTAVVLGEPRQFCCPGCQAVAESIVAGGLEHYYQHRSDSSANPEALPRQLQDELALYDRSDVQQNFVRHAGELAETTLLVEGISCAACGWLIEKHLRNLPGVAEARLNLSNHRLLLSWDDHQLALSRLLAELRQIGYAAHPYQPDQAAEQLARDNRSALRRLGVAGLLWFQAMMATMATWPEFNIDLSPELHTILRWVALFLTIPIVFYSCAPFFKGAARDLRTRHLTMDVSVSLAIGLAFGAGIWTAVTGSGELYFDTVGMFALFLLTGRYLERRARERTAAATAQLVNLLPASCLRLDSYGRAERILLGELQRGDTVQVLPGAVIPADGRIVEGRSSVDESLLTGEYLPQPRRAGEHVTGGTLNVESTLNVEVEALGHDSRLSAIVRLLERAQTEKPRLAEIADRASQYFLLFSLLAAVAIGLWWWHLDPARAFWIVLAMLVATCPCALSLATPTALTAATGTLHKLGLLVTRGHVLEGLNQIDTVIFDKTGTLTEGRLTLRSIRPLAALPADRCLALAAALENRSEHPIARAFGRSANPADEVQTIPGLGLEGKVDGQPLRIGQATFVCALSGTEIPAVPEPRGQWLLLGDRHGPLAWFGLDDRLREDAPALLAACQARGWRTLLLSGDSSPMVAEVAAQLGIDQAVGGLRPDDKLDRLKALQASGHKVLMLGDGVNDVPVLAAADISIAMGSATDLAKTSADAVLLSNRLQALVQAFDLARRTRRNILENLLWATLYNGLMLPFAALGWITPVWAAIGMSVSSLIVVLNALRLTRPKHLPTAAGLPTNGAAAYQRKSPCPRSM from the coding sequence ATGACTGAACCCACTCCCTGCTACCACTGCGCCCTGCCCGTCCCCACCGGCAGCCGCTTCACCGCCGTGGTCCTCGGCGAACCCCGGCAGTTCTGCTGCCCGGGCTGCCAGGCGGTGGCCGAGTCCATCGTCGCTGGTGGCCTGGAGCACTACTACCAGCACCGCAGCGACAGCAGCGCCAACCCCGAGGCACTGCCCAGACAACTGCAAGACGAGCTGGCCTTGTACGATCGCAGCGATGTACAGCAGAACTTCGTGCGCCATGCCGGCGAACTCGCCGAAACCACCCTGCTGGTCGAAGGCATCAGCTGCGCCGCCTGCGGCTGGCTGATCGAAAAGCACCTGCGCAACCTGCCCGGCGTTGCCGAAGCGCGCCTGAACTTGTCCAACCACCGCCTCCTGCTCAGCTGGGACGACCACCAGCTTGCACTGTCCCGGCTGCTCGCCGAGCTGCGCCAGATCGGCTATGCCGCTCACCCGTACCAGCCAGACCAGGCCGCCGAGCAGCTCGCCAGGGACAACCGCAGCGCCCTGCGCCGCCTGGGCGTGGCCGGGCTGCTGTGGTTCCAGGCGATGATGGCAACCATGGCCACCTGGCCGGAATTCAACATCGACCTGTCGCCGGAGCTGCACACCATCCTGCGTTGGGTGGCACTGTTTCTGACCATTCCCATCGTGTTCTACAGCTGCGCACCGTTCTTCAAGGGCGCTGCACGCGACCTGCGCACCCGCCACCTGACCATGGACGTGTCGGTGTCGCTGGCCATCGGCCTGGCCTTCGGCGCTGGTATCTGGACGGCCGTGACTGGCAGCGGCGAGCTGTATTTCGACACCGTCGGCATGTTCGCTCTGTTCCTGCTCACCGGCCGCTACCTCGAGCGCCGCGCCCGCGAACGCACCGCCGCCGCCACCGCGCAACTGGTCAACCTGCTGCCGGCCTCATGCCTGCGACTGGACAGCTACGGCCGTGCCGAACGCATCCTGCTCGGCGAACTGCAGCGCGGCGACACCGTGCAGGTGCTGCCCGGCGCGGTAATCCCGGCCGATGGGCGCATCGTCGAAGGCCGTTCCAGCGTCGACGAATCGCTGCTGACCGGCGAGTACCTGCCACAACCACGACGGGCCGGCGAGCATGTCACCGGCGGCACGCTGAACGTCGAGAGCACCCTGAACGTGGAAGTCGAAGCGCTCGGCCATGACTCGCGCCTGTCGGCCATCGTTCGCCTGCTTGAACGCGCGCAAACAGAAAAGCCACGGCTGGCGGAAATCGCCGACCGCGCCTCGCAGTACTTCCTGCTGTTCTCGCTGCTGGCCGCCGTGGCCATCGGCCTGTGGTGGTGGCACCTGGACCCGGCGCGGGCATTCTGGATCGTCCTGGCCATGCTGGTGGCGACCTGCCCGTGCGCCCTGTCCCTGGCCACCCCGACCGCGCTCACCGCCGCCACGGGCACCCTGCACAAGCTCGGCCTGCTGGTGACCCGCGGCCATGTACTTGAGGGCCTGAACCAGATCGACACGGTGATCTTCGACAAGACCGGTACACTCACCGAAGGCCGCCTGACCCTGCGCAGCATCCGCCCGCTGGCGGCGCTGCCTGCCGACCGCTGCCTGGCCCTTGCCGCCGCCCTCGAAAACCGTTCCGAACACCCGATCGCCCGTGCCTTTGGCCGCTCCGCCAACCCCGCCGACGAAGTCCAGACAATCCCCGGGCTCGGGCTCGAAGGCAAGGTCGACGGCCAGCCACTGCGCATTGGCCAGGCCACGTTCGTCTGTGCCCTGAGTGGCACCGAAATCCCTGCCGTGCCGGAGCCTCGCGGCCAATGGCTGCTGCTGGGCGACCGCCATGGCCCGCTGGCCTGGTTCGGCCTTGACGATCGCCTGCGCGAGGATGCCCCGGCCCTGCTCGCCGCTTGCCAGGCGCGCGGCTGGCGCACCTTGTTGCTGTCTGGCGACAGTTCGCCGATGGTCGCCGAGGTGGCCGCGCAACTGGGCATCGACCAAGCTGTCGGCGGCCTGCGCCCGGACGACAAGCTGGACCGGCTCAAGGCCCTGCAGGCGTCCGGGCACAAGGTCCTGATGCTAGGCGACGGGGTCAACGACGTGCCGGTGCTGGCCGCCGCCGACATCAGCATCGCCATGGGCAGCGCCACCGACCTGGCCAAGACCAGCGCCGATGCGGTGCTGCTGTCCAACCGCCTGCAGGCGCTGGTACAGGCCTTCGACCTGGCCCGTCGCACCCGCCGCAATATCCTCGAGAACTTGCTCTGGGCGACCCTGTATAATGGCCTCATGTTGCCATTTGCCGCGCTTGGCTGGATCACCCCTGTATGGGCGGCTATCGGCATGTCGGTCAGTTCGCTGATCGTGGTGCTCAATGCCCTGCGCCTGACACGCCCGAAGCACCTGCCGACTGCAGCAGGCTTGCCCACCAACGGCGCAGCCGCTTACCAAAGGAAGTCGCCATGCCCGCGCTCTATGTGA
- a CDS encoding FixH family protein — translation MPAATAASPWYKHLWPWIIIGILTTSVCLSLTMVSIAVRNPDNLVNDNYYEAGKGINRSLDRELLAQTLNLKASVHLDELTGEVDVRLNGNSDPQTLELNLISPTQPDKDRKVLLSRVEAGRYVGQLDDKVDGRRFVELLGSQDEHVWRLFEEEKVEHGVTLQLGDEALQGAEHQQ, via the coding sequence ATGCCTGCCGCCACCGCCGCCAGCCCCTGGTACAAGCACCTCTGGCCCTGGATCATCATCGGCATCCTGACCACCTCGGTGTGCCTGAGCCTGACCATGGTCAGCATTGCCGTGCGCAATCCGGACAACCTGGTCAACGACAACTACTACGAGGCTGGTAAAGGCATCAACCGTTCGCTGGACCGTGAGCTGCTGGCCCAGACGCTCAACCTCAAGGCCAGCGTGCACCTGGATGAACTGACCGGCGAAGTGGACGTGCGCCTGAACGGCAACAGCGACCCACAGACCCTGGAACTGAACCTGATCTCGCCAACCCAGCCGGACAAGGACCGCAAGGTACTGCTCAGCCGGGTCGAGGCCGGGCGCTATGTCGGGCAACTGGACGACAAGGTCGACGGGCGACGCTTCGTTGAACTGCTGGGCAGCCAGGATGAGCATGTGTGGCGGTTGTTCGAGGAAGAGAAGGTCGAGCATGGCGTGACCTTGCAACTGGGCGATGAAGCGCTGCAAGGTGCCGAACACCAACAGTAA
- the ccoG gene encoding cytochrome c oxidase accessory protein CcoG, which yields MSKQIPVHDVTPPANKGKDSVDLYASREKIYTRAFTGIFRRLRMVGGAVLFLLYFGTVWLNWGGHQAVWWNLPERKFYIFGATIWPQDFILLSGILIVAAFGLFFITVFAGRVWCGYTCPQSVWTWIFMWCEKVTEGDRNQRMKLDRSPMSGNKFLRKFAKHSLWLLIGFVTGMTFVGYFSPIRELLTEFFTGKADGWAYFWVGFFTLATYGNAGWLREQVCVYMCPYARFQSVMFDKDTLIVSYDPRRGETRGPRKKDIDYKAKGLGDCIDCTMCVQVCPTGIDIRDGLQIECIGCAACIDACDSIMDKMNYPKGLISYTTEHNLSGQKTHMLRPRLIGYAVVLLVMIIALGTAFATRSLVGFDVSKDRVLYRENAQGRIENVYSLKVMNKDQRDHVYVLDAAGLPDLRLEGQREIRVAAGDIVSLPVQLSIAPEKLPSTTNEITFILKSADDSAAKVEAKSRFIGPQIR from the coding sequence ATGAGCAAGCAAATTCCGGTACATGACGTCACCCCGCCTGCCAACAAAGGGAAGGATTCCGTCGACCTCTACGCCTCTCGCGAGAAAATCTACACCCGCGCCTTCACCGGCATCTTCCGCCGGTTGCGGATGGTCGGCGGGGCGGTGCTGTTCCTGCTCTACTTCGGCACCGTGTGGCTGAACTGGGGCGGTCACCAAGCCGTGTGGTGGAACCTGCCAGAGCGCAAGTTCTACATCTTCGGCGCCACTATCTGGCCCCAGGACTTCATCCTGCTTTCGGGCATTCTGATCGTCGCCGCCTTCGGCCTGTTCTTCATCACCGTGTTCGCCGGCCGCGTTTGGTGCGGCTACACCTGCCCGCAAAGCGTGTGGACATGGATCTTCATGTGGTGCGAAAAAGTCACAGAGGGTGACCGCAACCAGCGCATGAAGCTCGACCGCTCGCCCATGAGCGGCAACAAGTTCCTGCGCAAGTTCGCCAAGCACAGCCTGTGGCTGCTGATCGGCTTCGTCACCGGCATGACCTTCGTCGGCTACTTCTCGCCGATCCGCGAACTGCTCACTGAATTCTTCACAGGCAAGGCCGATGGCTGGGCCTACTTCTGGGTCGGTTTCTTCACCCTGGCCACCTACGGCAACGCCGGCTGGCTGCGCGAGCAGGTGTGCGTATACATGTGCCCCTATGCGCGCTTCCAGAGCGTGATGTTCGACAAGGACACCCTGATCGTTTCCTACGACCCGCGCCGTGGCGAAACCCGTGGCCCGCGCAAGAAGGACATCGACTACAAGGCCAAGGGCCTGGGCGACTGCATCGATTGCACCATGTGCGTGCAGGTCTGCCCCACCGGCATCGACATCCGCGACGGCCTGCAGATCGAGTGCATCGGCTGCGCGGCGTGCATCGACGCCTGCGACAGCATCATGGACAAGATGAACTACCCCAAAGGGCTGATCAGCTACACCACCGAGCACAACCTCTCGGGACAGAAGACCCACATGCTGCGCCCGCGCCTGATCGGCTATGCCGTGGTGCTGCTGGTGATGATCATCGCCCTGGGCACGGCCTTCGCCACCCGTTCACTGGTGGGCTTCGACGTCAGCAAGGACCGCGTGCTGTACCGCGAGAACGCCCAGGGCCGGATCGAGAACGTGTACAGCCTCAAGGTCATGAACAAGGACCAGCGCGACCACGTCTACGTGCTGGACGCCGCCGGCCTGCCCGACCTGCGCCTGGAAGGCCAGCGCGAAATCCGCGTGGCCGCCGGCGATATCGTCAGCCTGCCGGTGCAGTTGTCGATCGCCCCCGAGAAGCTGCCCTCGACCACCAACGAAATCACCTTCATCCTCAAGAGCGCCGACGACAGCGCCGCCAAGGTTGAAGCCAAGAGCCGCTTCATCGGCCCACAGATCCGCTGA